A single region of the Brassica rapa cultivar Chiifu-401-42 chromosome A03, CAAS_Brap_v3.01, whole genome shotgun sequence genome encodes:
- the LOC103856073 gene encoding protein LOW PHOTOSYNTHETIC EFFICIENCY 1, chloroplastic translates to MQALSVWPLKFGLLVGSRLESELDCSCFVVSRKIRKRHCNFGSSISHTSKVLFLCEPKRSLLRSSVGVGWATEQREEEEASRDKTNSRVNVRELAYSLRAAKTADDVDVVLKEKGELPLQVYCAMIRGFGKDKRLTPAMAVVDWLKRKKSGPNLFIYNSLLGAVKESNGFGETEKILSDMEEEDIAPNVVTYNTLMAIYMEQGEFRKALEVLDLIEEKGFEPSPVTYSTALLVYRRMEDGMGALEFFSELRERYSKREIANDAEHDWEFEFIKLENFVGRICYQVMRRWLVRDENLTTKVLKLLNEMDNAGVKPSKEEHERLIWACTRGDHHHVVGKELYKRVRERFPDDEISLSVCNHLIWLMGKAKRWWAALEIYEDLLEEGPEPNNLSYELVVSHFSILLGAASKRGIWRWGVKLLNKMEDKGIKPQSRHWNAVLVACSKASETAAAIQIFKAMVENGEKPTVISYGALLSALEKGKLYDEAFKVWNHMIKVGIEPNLHAYTIMASVLTGQGKFNLLDTLFKEMASKGVEPSVVTYNAVISVCARNGLSGEAYEWFGRMRGEKVEANEITYEVLIEALADDGKPRLAYELHLKAQGEGLKLSAKPYDAVVRAAESYGASIDVNLLGPRPDKEKRG, encoded by the coding sequence ATGCAAGCTTTAAGCGTTTGGCCATTAAAGTTTGGTCTTTTGGTTGGATCAAGATTGGAATCTGAGTTGGATTGTTCTTGTTTCGTAGTTAGCCGTAAGATTAGAAAGAGACATTGTAACTTTGGTAGTAGTATCAGCCATACCTCAAAGGTTCTGTTTCTGTGTGAGCCAAAGAGAAGTTTGTTGAGATCATCCGTTGGAGTAGGATGGGCCACGGAGCaacgagaagaggaagaagcctCCAGGGACAAAACCAATTCAAGAGTTAACGTAAGAGAGCTAGCGTATAGTCTACGAGCTGCCAAGACTGCTGATGATGTAGACGTTGTTCTCAAGGAGAAAGGAGAGTTGCCTCTTCAAGTCTACTGCGCTATGATAAGAGGCTTCGGCAAGGACAAGAGACTAACGCCAGCAATGGCTGTAGTAGACTGgctcaagaggaagaagagcgGTCCAAACCTCTTCATATACAACAGTCTCTTGGGAGCGGTGAAAGAGTCTAATGGGTTTGGTGAAACGGAGAAGATACTAAGCGACATGGAGGAAGAAGACATTGCTCCAAACGTCGTCACTTACAACACTCTGATGGCTATTTACATGGAACAAGGAGAGTTTCGCAAGGCCCTCGAGGTTCTTGATTTAATCGAGGAGAAAGGCTTTGAGCCTTCACCTGTAACATACTCAACGGCCTTGCTGGTGTACAGAAGAATGGAAGATGGAATGGGAGCGCTCGAGTTCTTTAGTGAACTAAGAGAGAGATACTCTAAGAGAGAGATAGCGAACGACGCTGAACATGACTGGGAGTTTGAGTTTATCAAGCTTGAAAACTTCGTTGGTAGAATCTGCTACCAAGTGATGAGACGCTGGCTGGTGAGAGACGAGAACTTGACCACCAAAGTGCTAAAACTTCTGAACGAAATGGACAATGCAGGTGTGAAACCGAGCAAGGAAGAGCACGAGAGGCTTATATGGGCGTGCACAAGAGGAGACCACCACCACGTGGTTGGAAAGGAGCTCTACAAAAGAGTTAGAGAGAGGTTCCCTGATGATGAGATAAGCTTATCCGTCTGCAACCACTTGATCTGGCTGATGGGGAAGGCCAAGAGATGGTGGGCGGCGCTGGAGATTTACGAGGATCTTTTGGAAGAAGGACCTGAGCCTAACAACTTGTCTTACGAGCTGGTGGTTTCTCACTTCAGCATCTTGCTGGGGGCAGCTAGCAAGAGAGGGATATGGAGGTGGGGTGTTAAGCTGCTTAACAAAATGGAAGATAAAGGAATAAAACCGCAGAGCAGGCACTGGAACGCTGTTCTTGTAGCGTGTTCAAAAGCCTCAGAGACCGCGGCGGCTATACAGATCTTTAAAGCTATGGTTGAGAACGGGGAGAAGCCGACGGTTATATCTTACGGTGCTCTCCTTAGTGCGCTTGAGAAAGGGAAGCTGTATGATGAAGCGTTTAAGGTTTGGAACCATATGATTAAGGTTGGGATCGAGCCTAATCTTCACGCTTACACCATCATGGCTTCTGTGCTGACGGGGCAGGGGAAGTTCAATCTGTTGGATACGCTTTTTAAAGAAATGGCTTCCAAGGGTGTTGAGCCTAGCGTTGTGACGTACAACGCGGTGATAAGTGTTTGTGCGAGGAACGGGCTGAGCGGTGAGGCTTACGAGTGGTTTGGGCGGATGAGAGGAGAGAAAGTTGAGGCTAATGAGATTACTTATGAGGTGTTGATTGAGGCGCTTGCTGATGATGGGAAGCCGAGGCTTGCTTATGAGTTGCATTTGAAGGCTCAAGGTGAAGGGCTTAAGCTGTCTGCTAAGCCGTATGATGCGGTTGTTAGAGCTGCTGAGAGTTATGGAGCGAGTATTGATGTTAATCTGTTGGGTCCGAGACCAGATAAAGAGAAGAGAGGTTAA
- the LOC103856074 gene encoding zinc finger protein CONSTANS-LIKE 6: protein MCDKLSPVGDEKQSTRTSNRIKKRKHMESTSIYKSPSNIQTSPSNIETSRKHRKNNKKLKQSKTKGADATPSKEKKRAETVGGEKEEEHYDTVAAYLFNSANDSTISSILPYSSSAELDCDGGRNHSPYDRQDHGSSSSSSLLRTAMKKGASKEGETTEERWVSYSEVVDEVVSPSGTPRCCGGDGNEGRSSLALKLDYEQIMEAWLDKGTLYVDGEPPQTVPDLHTSADVFTSGGEALWAVPKMETMERLWRGHREASLLRYKEKRQSRFFSKRIRYQVRKLNAEKRPRNKGRFVKRDDL from the exons atgtgTGACAAACTCAGTCCGGTCGGCGACGAGAAACAGAGTACGAGAACATCGAATAGGATCAAGAAGCGGAAACACATGGAATCAACTTCCATATACAAGTCTCCTTCAAATATTCAAACGTCTCCTTCAAATATTGAAACGTCTCGTAAGCACAGAAAGAACAACAAAAAGCTCAAACAGAGCAAGACAAAGGGAGCTGATGCGACGCCGTctaaggagaagaagagagcgGAGACTGTGGgaggagagaaagaagaagagcatTACGACACCGTTGCGGCTTACCTCTTTAACTCCGCCAACGACAGCACAATCTCTTCGATACTCCCTTACTCCTCTTCCGCTGAGTTAGACTGCGACGGAGGAAGGAATCATTCTCCGTACGATCGTCAGGATCACgggtcgtcttcttcttcttcgcttcTAAGGACGGCGATGAAGAAAGGAGCGAGCAAGGAGGGAGAGACGACGGAGGAGCGGTGGGTGAGTTATTCCGAGGTTGTGGATGAGGTGGTGAGTCCGAGCGGAACTCCACGGTGTTGCGGCGGAGATGGAAACGAGGGACGGTCTTCTCTGGCTCTGAAGCTTGATTATGAGCAGATCATGGAGGCTTGGTTGGATAAAGGTACTCTTTATGTTGACGGAGAACCGCCGCAGACGGTGCCGGACTTGCATACTTCCGCTGAC GTGTTTACCAGCGGTGGAGAGGCATTATGGGCGGTGCCGAAGATGGAGACAATGGAGAGGTTATGGAGAGGGCATAGGGAAGCTAGTTTGCTTCGGTATAAAGAGAAGCGGCAAAGCCGCTTTTTCTCTAAGCGGATTCGATACCAAGTTCGTAAGCTCAACGCTGAGAAACGTCCTCGTAATAAA GGCCGGTTCGTGAAGAGAGATGATTTATAG
- the LOC103856077 gene encoding classical arabinogalactan protein 6-like, which translates to MARQFVILALLALTVATVFAADAPSASPQKSPSPTTAPTKAPATPTKAPAAAPKSTSASSPKASSPAAEGPAAEDDYSAASPSDSGEAPTDSAASPPAPTPDSTSADGPSEAEAPSSSAVTTVKLSVAGTIITAVSFLFFSL; encoded by the coding sequence ATGGCACGTCAATTTGTCATATTGGCCCTATTGGCTTTAACCGTGGCCACCGTTTTCGCTGCTGACGCTCCCTCAGCCTCTCCCCAAAAATCTCCATCACCCACCACTGCCCCAACCAAGGCTCCCGCCACACCAACCAAAGCTCCGGCCGCCGCACCTAAGTCAACCTCAGCCTCTTCTCCCAAAGCATCTTCCCCTGCTGCAGAAGGACCCGCTGCCGAGGATGACTACTCTGCGGCTAGTCCCAGTGATTCTGGCGAGGCACCCACCGACTCCGCTGCCTCTCCTCCGGCTCCCACACCCGATAGCACATCCGCCGATGGACCAAGTGAGGCAGAGGCACCAAGTAGCAGCGCCGTGACCACCGTCAAGCTCTCTGTTGCCGGCACTATCATCACCGCCGTTAGCTTCCTATTCTTTTCTCTCTAA
- the LOC103856076 gene encoding BAG family molecular chaperone regulator 2 produces MMKFKSKRFGIRFGFGKRTNNKGTQQDQQQKGLGNSNNNISCCNNEIKWELRPGGMLVQKRQESIGDDLISIRVSTFANFHDLSIEATSTFGELKMVLSLLTGLEPKQQRLLFKGKEREDDEYLHMVGVGEKDKVLLLEDPAFKEKKLLDRNNISASCLTIIV; encoded by the exons ATGATGAAGTTCAAGTCTAAGAGATTTGGGATTAGATTTGGTTTTGGTAAAAGAACCAACAACAAAGGCACACAACAAGATCAACAGCAAAAGGGATTGGGTAATAGCAACAACAATATTAGCTGCTGCAATAATGAAATCAAATGGGAACTTAGACCAGGAGGTATGCTTGTTCAAAAAAGACAAGAGAGCATTGGTGATGACTTGATCTCCATTAGAGTCTCTACTTTTGCTAATTTTCATGATCTATCCATTGAAGCAACCTCCACTTTTG GAGAACTTAAGATGGTACTATCACTGCTTACCGGTTTAGAGCCAAAACAACAAAGGCTATTATTCAAAGGGAAAGAAAGAGAGGATGATGAATATCTACACATGGTTGGTGTTGGAGAAAAAGACAAGGTGTTGTTGTTAGAAGATCCTGCCTTCAAAGAGAAAAAGCTTCTTGATCGTAACAACATTTCCGCTTCTTGTCTCACTATAATCGTATAA